The DNA segment tgtgtggaaTATTGTGTCTGTGTTTCATAACAGTAATGCCTGGCTTTGGGGGAGGATATGTAAGATaccttttgttcattttcaagaACTCAGAAGACCTGTGGGAAAGCATTTAATGACTTGCTTTGGGTAGAGGTTTGTATCCACGTTAACAAGTCAGGCTTCAGTGGATTGAGACTGCTGTTGCATGAAAttgcttttatattatttacaatggtgttcttttcttgaattttcttctttcagagGAGAGTTCCAGTCACAAATGCTTATGTGATGCATGGTAACATTTACCGCTAAGATGAAATGCAGAAATGAAAAGGACACATCCGTTTGAGTATTCTCAGATATGATTACATGCACTTTATCGTGTTTTCCATGCTACTgacttttttcttaatgtttaaaaattgtaACAGTTAAGCAGCTTAGGACTTGCAAACTCAGTGTTTCTGAATGAAGATTACAAGTAGAGATTTTATTACAGCATAAATACTTCAGAGGAGCCCTCTACCTAGATCCATACGGAGTTCTTTCATCAGCTGTGACCTGAAGCTCCAGCTCCTAGGATGGCTGACAAGCTTCCCACAGAGTTTGATGTGGTTATAATAGGGACGGGTTTGCCCGAGTCCATTCTTGCAGCTGCATGTTCGAGAAGTGGACAGCGAGTTCTGCATGTTGACTCAAGAAGTTACTATGGAGGGAACTGGGCAAGTTTCAGCTTTACAGGTTTGCTGTCCTGGCTGAAAGACTACCAACAGAACCATGACAGCAAGGAAGACATGACTGCCTCATGGCAGGACCTGATCCATGAAACGGAGGAAGTCATCGCTCTTTGCAAGAAGGATGAAACTATTCAGCACACAGAAGTCTTCTGTTATGCTAGTCAAGATGTTGCGGACAGCACTCAAGAGACCGGTGCTCTGCAGAAAAGTCCTTCCTCAGAGGCATCTGCTGTCCAGGCTGACTCTATGGATTCTGCAGGCTTGCCCAAGGGAAGTCACTCAGCATACTTTTCAAGCTCTGAAGAGAGAAGTGATAGAGAGCCTTCACCATCCCCAGCTGATACAGAGGACTCACTGGAGAAAGTGAAGTACTGCAGAGATAAAGTTGGTGTCCAGACAGCTTTGGGTGGAGATGAAGATGAAGACCAACTTGATCTAGAAGACAACACTGAGCAACCAAAGAGAAATAGGATTACTTACCCTCAAATGATTAAGGAAAGCCGGAGATTTAATATTGACTTGGTATCAAAGCTGCTGTATTCTCAAGGATCATTGATTGATCTTCTAATCAAATCAAATGTTAGTCGTTATGCAGAATTTAAGAATGTCACTAGGATCCTTGCATTCCGGGAAGGGAAGGTAGAACAGGTGCCTTGCTCCAGAGCAGATGTCTTTAATAGTAAAGAGCTCACTATGGTTGAAAAGAGAAAGCTAATGAAATTCCTCACATTCTGTTTAGACTATGAGCAACATTCTGACGAATACCAAGATTTCcaacaatgttcattttctgaatACCTAAAAACTAAGAAATTAACACCCAGCCTCCAACATTTCATACTACACTCAATTGCAATGACATCAGAGTCATCCTGCACT comes from the Onychomys torridus chromosome 11, mOncTor1.1, whole genome shotgun sequence genome and includes:
- the Chml gene encoding rab proteins geranylgeranyltransferase component A 2: MADKLPTEFDVVIIGTGLPESILAAACSRSGQRVLHVDSRSYYGGNWASFSFTGLLSWLKDYQQNHDSKEDMTASWQDLIHETEEVIALCKKDETIQHTEVFCYASQDVADSTQETGALQKSPSSEASAVQADSMDSAGLPKGSHSAYFSSSEERSDREPSPSPADTEDSLEKVKYCRDKVGVQTALGGDEDEDQLDLEDNTEQPKRNRITYPQMIKESRRFNIDLVSKLLYSQGSLIDLLIKSNVSRYAEFKNVTRILAFREGKVEQVPCSRADVFNSKELTMVEKRKLMKFLTFCLDYEQHSDEYQDFQQCSFSEYLKTKKLTPSLQHFILHSIAMTSESSCTTLDGLKATKNFLQCLGRFGNTPFIFPVYGQGEIPQCFCRMCAVFGGIYCLRHQVQCLVVDKDSGRCKGIIDHFGQRISASHFIVEDSYLSKDMCSHVQYKQISRAVLITDESILKTDSDQQISILIVPPLEPGTGSIRIMELCSSTMTCMKGSYLVHLTCFSSKTAREDLEPVVKQLFIPLAEAEAEDKEELRKPRLLWALYFNMRDSSGVSRSSYCGLPSNVYICSGPDCELGNEHAVKQAETLFQEIFPSEEFCPPPPNPEDIIFEGEG